One window from the genome of Malus domestica chromosome 01, GDT2T_hap1 encodes:
- the LOC103417915 gene encoding spermine synthase-like, which translates to MLLLVSTSMATIGIRLETEKKKKIIYGGRRQKTMDGKAIVKRFISTTLCGQSSIYGKVLVLDGIIQLSEKDECAYQERIAHLPLCSISSPKTVLVVGGGDGGVLREVFRHPSVEHIDICEIDKMVIDVSNKFFPQLAVGFQDPRVHLHVGDGPAQELVEKPVFETIARALRPGGVLCNMTENMWLHTHLIQDMISVCRQIFKGSVNYAWASVPTYPS; encoded by the exons ATGCTACTTTTGGTTTCAACTTCCATGGCCACCATTGGAATCAG ACTGGagacggagaagaagaagaagataatatATGGAGGACGGCGCCAGAAGACTATGGATGGGAAGGCTATTGTAAAAAGGTTTATTTCAACAACCCTATGTGGCCAG TCCTCAATATATGGAAAAGTGCTTGTTCTTGATGGCATTATCCAGCTGAGTGAGAAAGATGAATGTGCATACCAGGAAAGGATAGCACATCTACCTCTTTGTTCAATTTCCTCTCCCAAGACA GTTCTGgttgttggtggtggtgatggtggggTTCTTAGGGAGGTTTTTCGCCATCCTTCTGTTGAGCATATTGATATATGTGAGATAGATAAGATGGTTATAGAT GTGTCCAATAAGTTTTTCCCTCagttagccgttggatttcagGATCCTCGCGTCCACCTTCATGTCGGTGATG GTCCAGCCCAAGAGCTTGTAGAGAAGCCAGTTTTTGAGACAATAGCTAGAGCATTAAGGCCTGGTGGTGTTCTCTGTAATATGACAGAGAACATGTGGCTCCATACGCATCTTATTCAAGATATGATCTCTGTTTGCCGTCAAATATTCAAGGGGTCTGTCAATTATGCTTGGGCGAGTGTTCCTACCTATCCCAGTTAA
- the LOC103443898 gene encoding cyclic nucleotide-gated ion channel 1-like — MDGNINRSVTLDEENPEGQKTGRFVSMVTPDVENPAAKKMSREAGERSKSMCSRGLNLIRKIRNSQLGPYLPRWSSIYVTSCVFAVSLDPFFFYVVVVDQNQDNKCFEIDKTLAIVVSIMRSITDVIFAAHFICEICKGVQNPNPKTLKKGASSKMEQTGRNSDKKTKIRELTDQVVMKIAQKMPWLSIFTVIDFFALLPLPQVLIIDMFYTVEGSGYVEYNKVMNVLNVILLCQYFTRIYLLSAIEYEMTNSIWVKGLYNLFLYILASHALGAFWYLFSIQREISCWHEACVNHSIDHRECMNTYYCDSRNTTARNIRFLNKHCPLDTPDGALSPFNFGIFLDSLKNLNTEHIKFEKKFFYSLWWGLRNLSNYGTNLTTSTYVWENVFAIFISVVGLLLFYYFIGNMQTYMQIKTTKSVEEMKTTKSVEDMKQEELKKEELRQKTMLRKLDAQCWMATNEVPHEIREEILRCINDHIDADLHKFLFSFLPVKTRTSLKQWLCMKTLKKIKKLQHMDEKVLTLMCGYLKPVTYIENSIIFRMGDLLDSMLIIIEGTVWTYASTDSQAGQGISLMDTEPLGKGHCYGEELLDCASDCFTKLPVSSKHVKCHTKIEAFVLLAKDLETVVSRYPLLWQKSEKVSHKVENIAASTIAKAYRHHLERRAEA; from the exons ATGGATGGAAACATCAATAGATCAGTAACTTTAGATGAGGAGAACCCGGAAGGACAGAAAACAGGCAGGTTCGTCAGTATGGTAACTCCAGATGTGGAGAACCCGGCAGCAAAGAAAATGAGCAG AGAGGCTGGAGAACGTTCGAAATCGATGTGCAGCAGGGGCCTTAACTTGATAAGGAAGATTCGTAACTCGCAGCTGGGGCCTTACCTTCCAAGATGGAGCAGTATATATGTGACATCATGCGTATTTGCTGTCTCTCTTGatcctttcttcttttatgtTGTGGTCGTCGATCAGAATCAGGATAACAAGTGCTTTGAAATAGACAAAACGTTGGCTATTGTTGTTTCAATTATGCGATCGATCACGGATGTCATTTTCGCAGCGCATTTCATATGTGAAATCTGTAAGGGTGttcaaaatccaaatccaaaaaccCTGAAAAAAGGAGCCTCTTCGAAGATGGAACAAACCGGGAGAAATTCAGATAAGAAAACGAAAATCAGAGAGTTGACTGATCAAGTGGTCATGAAAATAGCTCAGAAGATGCCGTGGTTATCTATCTTTACTGTAATAGACTTTTTCGCTCTTCTTCCCCTCCCACAA GTGCTAATAATAGATATGTTTTACACAGTGGAAGGCTCAGGATATGTGGAATACAACAAGGTCATGAATGTCCTGAATGTTATTCTTCTCTGTCAATATTTTACAAGGATTTATCTACTATCGGCCATAGAATACGAAATGACTAATAGCATATGGGTTAAGGGTCTATACAACTTGTTTCTCTACATTCTTGCCAGCCAT GCACTCGGAGCTTTTTGGTACCTTTTTTCCATTCAACGAGAGATATCATGTTGGCACGAGGCTTGTGTAAATCATAGTATAGATCACAGGGAATGTATGAATACTTACTATTGTGATAGTCGGAATACTACGGCAAGAAATATAAGATTTCTAAATAAGCATTGCCCGTTGGATACTCCAGATGGTGCTTTATCTCCGTTTAACTTTGGAATATTTCTTGATTCCTTAAAGAATCTAAACACGGAGCATATAAAGTTCGAAAAGAAGTTCTTTTACTCTTTATGGTGGGGCTTGCGAAATCTGAG TAATTATGGGACCAATCTGACAACAAGTACGTATGTGTGGGAAAACGTGTTTGCGATTTTCATTTCTGTCGTTGGCTTGctactgttttattatttcattGGAAACATGCAG ACTTATATGCAGATAAAAACTACAAAATCAGTGGAGGAGATGAAAACTACAAAATCAGTGGAGGATATGAAACAAGAAGAGTTAAAAAAAGAAGAGTTGAGACAAAAGACTATGCTGAGGAAGCTAGACGCACAGTGTTGGATGGCCACAAATGAAGTCCCTCATGAAATAAGGGAAGAAATCTTGAGATGCATAAACGACCACATTGATGCTGATCTCCATAAGTTTCTATTCTCTTTTCTTCCCGTGAAAACCAGAACATCTCTGAAGCAGTGGCTTTGCATGAAAACACTTAAGAAA AtaaaaaagcttcaacacatgGATGAAAAAGTGTTGACGTTGATGTGCGGCTATCTGAAGCCAGTGACGTACATTGAGAACAGCATCATTTTTCGAATGGGAGATCTACTCGATAGCATGCTGATCATTATCGAAGGGACAGTGTGGACTTACGCGTCGACTGATAGTCAAGCTGGGCAAGGAATCTCATTAATGGACACCGAGCCCCTCGGGAAAGGTCACTGTTACGGGGAAGAGCTTCTCGATTGCGCATCAGACTGTTTCACAAAGCTTCCAGTCTCTAGCAAGCATGTCAAATGCCACACAAAAATAGAAGCATTTGTGCTCCTGGCCAAGGACTTGGAAACTGTAGTTTCCAGGTACCCGCTACTGTGGCAGAAAAGCGAGAAGGTTTCTCATAAGGTGGAGAACATAGCAGCTTCTACCATAGCAAAAGCATACCGTCATCATCTAGAGCGGCGGGCTGAGGCCTAA